In Pyrus communis chromosome 1, drPyrComm1.1, whole genome shotgun sequence, the following are encoded in one genomic region:
- the LOC137728435 gene encoding E3 ubiquitin ligase BIG BROTHER-related-like encodes MDGEEERAKQSSRRTPFTELNQVSADFILAMAMQEQEQAYTMLETIESDSEEDDAEIDDASSSSNENYDPDNAAFSESRQFDAGDFRFFEDEEIGSSSSSYQEMDDLDVDELTYEELLALGEFIGEEKRGLPSSEISTCLHPYTCKLAVDQSKTSIDRCVVCQIEYEDGELLAALSCEHPYHWECISQWLQIKKSCPICSTEVSSPSSSSKTKNL; translated from the coding sequence ATGGACGGAGAAGAAGAACGAGCCAAACAATCTTCCCGGAGGACCCCTTTCACCGAACTCAACCAAGTGAGCGCAGATTTCATTCTAGCCATGGCTATGCAAGAGCAAGAGCAGGCCTACACAATGCTCGAAACCATAGAAAGCGATAGTGAAGAAGACGATGCTGAAATTGATGATGCTTCTTCGTCCTCTAATGAAAACTATGATCCAGACAACGCTGCTTTCTCCGAAAGCAGACAATTTGATGCTGGTGATTTCAGGTTTTTTGAGGACGAAGAAAttggcagcagcagcagcagctacCAAGAAATGGATGATTTGGACGTGGATGAACTAACTTATGAGGAATTGTTAGCACTTGGAGAGTTCATAGGGGAAGAAAAAAGAGGACTTCCCAGCAGTGAGATTTCTACATGTTTGCATCCCTACACCTGCAAATTAGCGGTCGATCAGAGCAAGACTAGCATCGATCGGTGTGTGGTTTGTCAGATCGAATATGAAGATGGTGAATTACTAGCTGCATTGTCCTGTGAACACCCTTATCATTGGGAGTGTATAAGCCAATGGCTTCAGATTAAAAAGAGTTGTCCTATTTGCAGCACAGAAGTTTCATCACCATCCTCATCATCCAAGACCAAGAATTTATAA
- the LOC137737794 gene encoding proteasome subunit beta type-3-A, whose translation MSITEYNGSALVAMVGKNCFAIASDRRLGVQLQTVATDFKRISQVHDRLFIGLSGLATDAQTLYQRLMFRHKLYQLREERDMKPETFASLVSAILYEKRFGPYFTQPVIAGLGDEDKPFICTMDSIGAKELAKDFVVAGTASESLYGACEAMFKPDMEPEELFETVSQALLSSVDRDCLSGWGGHVFVVTPTEVQEKILKGRMD comes from the exons ATGTCG ATCACCGAGTACAATGGGAGTGCACTGGTCGCAATGGTGGGGAAGAACTGCTTCGCCATCGCCAGCGATCGCCGCCTCGGTGTTCAGCTCCAGACCGTCGCCACCGACTTCAAGAGGATTAGCCAAGTCCATGATAGGCTCTTCATCGGCCTCTCCGGCCTCGCCACGGACGCTCAGACTCt GTATCAGAGGCTCATGTTTCGGCACAAGCTGTACCAGCTTCGTGAGGAGAGGGATATGAAGCCCGAGACTTTTGCGAGCCTCGTTTCGGCTATTCTGTATGAGAAAAG GTTTGGTCCCTACTTCACTCAGCCTGTAATTGCTGGGTTAGGTGATGAAGACAAGCCATTCATCTGTACTATGGATTCAATTGGAGCCAA GGAACTAGCAAAAGACTTTGTTGTTGCTGGTACTGCATCCGAGTCCCTTTATGGTGCTTGTGAGGCAATGTTCAAGCCTGATATG GAACCAGAGGAATTGTTTGAGACTGTCTCTCAAGCATTGCTTTCATCAGTAGATCGAGACTGTCTAAGTGGTTGGGGAGGCCACGTCTTTGTCGT AACACCAACTGAAGTGCAGGAGAAGATCTTGAAGGGAAGAATGGACTGA
- the LOC137739268 gene encoding NAC domain-containing protein 2-like gives MSSADLQLPPGFRFHPTDEELVKHYLCRKCASQPISVPIIAEIDLYKYDPWELPGLALYGEKEWYFFSPRDRKYPNGSRPNRAAGSGYWKATGADKPIGHPKPVGIKKALVFYAGKAPRGEKTNWIMHEYRLADVDRSPRKKNSLRLDDWVLCRIYNKKGTVENQQPQQQQEQQRTASRNASSGSEFEDRKPDNLRCPPPPASVVPSRHGSDYVYFDNSDSVPKLHTDSSCSEQVVSPELACEVQSEPKWKEWEKALEIPYSYMDTTVENGFGAQFQSGNEMSPLQDIFMYLQKPY, from the exons ATGTCGTCCGCCGATTTACAGCTTCCACCGGGGTTCAGGTTCCACCCGACGGACGAGGAGCTGGTGAAACACTACCTCTGCCGGAAATGCGCGTCGCAGCCGATATCAGTTCCGATCATTGCCGAAATCGATCTCTACAAATACGACCCCTGGGAGCTCCCAG GCTTGGCGTTGTACGGggaaaaggagtggtatttCTTTTCGCCAAGGGACCGGAAGTACCCGAACGGTTCGAGGCCGAACCGGGCGGCCGGAAGCGGCTACTGGAAGGCGACCGGGGCCGATAAGCCGATTGGGCACCCGAAACCTGTGGGGATTAAGAAAGCTCTGGTGTTCTATGCTGGAAAAGCCCCTCGCGGCGAAAAGACCAACTGGATTATGCACGAATACCGCCTCGCCGACGTTGACCGCTCGCCGAGGAAGAAGAACAGCCTCAGG CTGGATGATTGGGTTCTGTGCCGAATATACAACAAGAAGGGGACCGTGGAGAACCAGCAGCCTCAGCAGCAACAAGAACAACAGCGAACGGCTAGCCGTAACGCGAGCAGTGGCTCGGAGTTCGAGGACAGGAAGCCGGATAATCTGAGGTGCCCGCCGCCGCCGGCTTCGGTGGTCCCCAGTCGTCACGGGAGCGATTACGTGTACTTCGACAATTCTGACTCGGTGCCGAAGCTGCACACGGACTCGAGCTGCTCGGAGCAGGTGGTGTCGCCGGAGTTGGCGTGCGAGGTGCAAAGCGAGCCCAAGTGGAAGGAGTGGGAGAAGGCGCTGGAAATCCCGTACAGTTACATGGATACGACGGTGGAGAACGGGTTCGGAGCGCAGTTCCAGAGCGGGAATGAGATGTCGCCGCTGCAGGATATCTTTATGTACCTGCAGAAGCCGTACTGA